The Mastomys coucha isolate ucsf_1 unplaced genomic scaffold, UCSF_Mcou_1 pScaffold14, whole genome shotgun sequence genome window below encodes:
- the Chrng gene encoding acetylcholine receptor subunit gamma isoform X1, whose product MHGGQGPQLLLLLLVICLGAQSRNQEERLLADLMRNYDPHLRPAERDSDVVNVSLKLTLTNLISLNEREEALTTNVWIEMQWCDYRLRWDPKDYEGLWILRVPSTMVWRPDIVLENNVDGVFEVALYCNVLVSPDGCIYWLPPAIFRSSCSISVTYFPFDWQNCSLVFQSQTYSTSEINLQLSQEDGQAIEWIFIDPEAFTENGEWAIRHRPAKMLLDSVAPAEEAGHQKVVFYLLIQRKPLFYVINIIAPCVLISSVAILIYFLPAKAGGQKCTVATNVLLAQTVFLFLVAKKVPETSQAVPLISKYLTFLMVVTILIVVNSVVVLNVSLRSPHTHSMARGVRKVFLRLLPQLLRMHVRPLAPAAVQDARLRLQNGSSSGWPITTREEGDLCLPRSELLFRQRQRNGLVQAVLEKLENGPEVRQSQEFCGSLKQASPAIQACVDACNLMARARHQQSHFDSGNEEWLLVGRVLDRVCFLAMLSLFICGTAGIFLMAHYNQVPDLPFPGDPRPYLPLPD is encoded by the exons ATGCACGGGGGCCAGGGACCTCAGCTCCTCTTGCTGCTGCTGGTTATCTGCCTGG GGGCCCAGAGCCGCAACCAAGAGGAGCGTCTGCTTGCAGACCTGATGCGAAACTACGACCCTCATCTGCGGCCTGCTGAGCGTGACTCAGACGTGGTCAATGTCAGCCTGAAGCTTACCTTGACCAACCTCATCTCCCTG AATGAACGAGAGGAGGCCCTCACGACTAACGTCTGGATAGAAATG CAATGGTGCGACTATCGCCTGCGCTGGGATCCAAAAGACTACGAAGGCCTGTGGATATTGAGGGTGCCATCTACCATGGTCTGGAGGCCAGATATCGTCCTGGAGAACAA TGTGGACGGTGTCTTCGAGGTGGCGCTCTACTGCAATGTGCTCGTGTCCCCTGATGGTTGTATCTACTGGCTGCCGCCTGCCATCTTCCgctcctcctgctccatctcTGTCACCTATTTCCCCTTCGATTGGCAGAACTGCTCCCTCGTCTTCCA GTCCCAGACTTACAGCACTAGTGAGATCAACTTgcagctgagccaggaggatggGCAAGCCATTGAGTGGATCTTCATTGACCCTGAGGCTTTCACAG AGAATGGGGAATGGGCCATCAGGCATCGACCAGCCAAAATGCTACTGGACTCTGTGGCTCCTGCAGAGGAGGCGGGCCACCAGAAGGTGGTGTTCTACCTGCTCATCCAGCGCAAGCCCCTCTTCTATGTCATCAACATCATCGCCCCCTGTGTGCTCATCTCCTCGGTTGCCATCCTCATCTACTTCCTCCCTGCCAAGG CGGGTGGCCAGAAATGCACAGTGGCCACCAACGTGCTCCTGGCCCAGACCGTCTTCCTTTTCCTCGTGGCTAAGAAGGTGCCTGAGACCTCCCAGGCAGTGCCGCTCATCAGCAA ATACCTGACCTTCCTCATGGTGGTGACCATCCTCATTGTCGTGAACTCTGTGGTCGTGCTCAATGTGTCCTTGCggtccccacacacacactccatggcCCGGGGCGTCCGCAAG GTGTTCCTGAGGCTCCTGCCCCAGCTGTTACGGATGCATGTGCGCCCACTGGCTCCTGCTGCTGTCCAGGATGCCCGGTTGCGACTCCAGAATGGCTCTTCCTCAGGGTGGCCCATCACAACTCGAGAGGAAGGGGACCTCTGTCTGCCTCGGAGTGAACTCCTCTTTAGGCAAAGGCAGCGCAATGGATTAGTGCAGGCAGTACTGGAGAAGCTAG AGAATGGTCCAGAagtgaggcagagccaggagttCTGTGGCAGCCTGAAGCAAGCCTCCCCGGCCATCCAGGCCTGTGTGGATGCCTGTAACCTCATGGCTCGTGCCCGACACCAGCAGAGTCACTTTGACAGT GGGAACGAGGAATGGCTGCTGGTGGGCCGGGTGCTGGACCGGGTCTGTTTCCTAGCCATGCTCTCCCTCTTCATCTGCGGCACTGCTGGCATCTTCCTCATGGCCCACTACAACCAGGTGCCTGACCTGCCGTTTCCAGGAGACCCCCGCCCCTACCTGCCTTTGCCAGACTGA
- the Chrng gene encoding acetylcholine receptor subunit gamma isoform X2: MHGGQGPQLLLLLLVICLGAQSRNQEERLLADLMRNYDPHLRPAERDSDVVNVSLKLTLTNLISLNEREEALTTNVWIEMQWCDYRLRWDPKDYEGLWILRVPSTMVWRPDIVLENKSQTYSTSEINLQLSQEDGQAIEWIFIDPEAFTENGEWAIRHRPAKMLLDSVAPAEEAGHQKVVFYLLIQRKPLFYVINIIAPCVLISSVAILIYFLPAKAGGQKCTVATNVLLAQTVFLFLVAKKVPETSQAVPLISKYLTFLMVVTILIVVNSVVVLNVSLRSPHTHSMARGVRKVFLRLLPQLLRMHVRPLAPAAVQDARLRLQNGSSSGWPITTREEGDLCLPRSELLFRQRQRNGLVQAVLEKLENGPEVRQSQEFCGSLKQASPAIQACVDACNLMARARHQQSHFDSGNEEWLLVGRVLDRVCFLAMLSLFICGTAGIFLMAHYNQVPDLPFPGDPRPYLPLPD, translated from the exons ATGCACGGGGGCCAGGGACCTCAGCTCCTCTTGCTGCTGCTGGTTATCTGCCTGG GGGCCCAGAGCCGCAACCAAGAGGAGCGTCTGCTTGCAGACCTGATGCGAAACTACGACCCTCATCTGCGGCCTGCTGAGCGTGACTCAGACGTGGTCAATGTCAGCCTGAAGCTTACCTTGACCAACCTCATCTCCCTG AATGAACGAGAGGAGGCCCTCACGACTAACGTCTGGATAGAAATG CAATGGTGCGACTATCGCCTGCGCTGGGATCCAAAAGACTACGAAGGCCTGTGGATATTGAGGGTGCCATCTACCATGGTCTGGAGGCCAGATATCGTCCTGGAGAACAA GTCCCAGACTTACAGCACTAGTGAGATCAACTTgcagctgagccaggaggatggGCAAGCCATTGAGTGGATCTTCATTGACCCTGAGGCTTTCACAG AGAATGGGGAATGGGCCATCAGGCATCGACCAGCCAAAATGCTACTGGACTCTGTGGCTCCTGCAGAGGAGGCGGGCCACCAGAAGGTGGTGTTCTACCTGCTCATCCAGCGCAAGCCCCTCTTCTATGTCATCAACATCATCGCCCCCTGTGTGCTCATCTCCTCGGTTGCCATCCTCATCTACTTCCTCCCTGCCAAGG CGGGTGGCCAGAAATGCACAGTGGCCACCAACGTGCTCCTGGCCCAGACCGTCTTCCTTTTCCTCGTGGCTAAGAAGGTGCCTGAGACCTCCCAGGCAGTGCCGCTCATCAGCAA ATACCTGACCTTCCTCATGGTGGTGACCATCCTCATTGTCGTGAACTCTGTGGTCGTGCTCAATGTGTCCTTGCggtccccacacacacactccatggcCCGGGGCGTCCGCAAG GTGTTCCTGAGGCTCCTGCCCCAGCTGTTACGGATGCATGTGCGCCCACTGGCTCCTGCTGCTGTCCAGGATGCCCGGTTGCGACTCCAGAATGGCTCTTCCTCAGGGTGGCCCATCACAACTCGAGAGGAAGGGGACCTCTGTCTGCCTCGGAGTGAACTCCTCTTTAGGCAAAGGCAGCGCAATGGATTAGTGCAGGCAGTACTGGAGAAGCTAG AGAATGGTCCAGAagtgaggcagagccaggagttCTGTGGCAGCCTGAAGCAAGCCTCCCCGGCCATCCAGGCCTGTGTGGATGCCTGTAACCTCATGGCTCGTGCCCGACACCAGCAGAGTCACTTTGACAGT GGGAACGAGGAATGGCTGCTGGTGGGCCGGGTGCTGGACCGGGTCTGTTTCCTAGCCATGCTCTCCCTCTTCATCTGCGGCACTGCTGGCATCTTCCTCATGGCCCACTACAACCAGGTGCCTGACCTGCCGTTTCCAGGAGACCCCCGCCCCTACCTGCCTTTGCCAGACTGA